From Scytonema millei VB511283:
GGTTCCAAAATACGTTTGAACCAGGTTGGCAAACTGTCGTCTCGCTATTAAATCCAACCGAACAAAATTTAGCCTTTAGCTTTCGTAAAACAGAAGAACTGAGTACAAATGAAGTGAATCGCCCTGAAAATTTTGTCAGACGGGCAAAGTTAATCGACTTGGGAATGCAGCTAGCAGGTCATGCAGTCGCTTTGGTCATGGAACTGCGTCCTGCATCAGAGCAGAAAACCGATCTGATCGTACAAGTGCATCCGACGGGGAGAGAGACCTTTTTACCACCGTCATTACAGCTAATCGTTTTGGATGAATCTGGTTCAGTTTTCTTAGAAGCTAAAGCCAGACGCGCCGATAATTACATTCAGTTGCAATTTAGCGGTACTACCGGAGAAAGATTTAGCGTTAAAGTAGCTCTGGGGGATGTTGGCATCACCGAACACTTTATTATTTGAGTTACGACTTACGACTTACAACTGAAAATGACGTGCCTACAGGTGATATATCGTGGGTAAGTTAGTTGTCCTGAAGTTTGGCGAAGGTAGCTTTGAGCAGGGATTTCCTGTGACGCTACAAATTGGCGAGGATGGCGATCGCCCCGCTGTAGAACTTGCTGGCAGATTACCACCCCAGCCGGAAATTTCACAACTCTATAGAAAATGGCAATCGGCTTACTACAGCTTGGGTTTGCGATCGCGTCTGGAAGCCGCTGCCGTCCAAATCACGAATGTTTGTGTCTTAGAAGACTGTTACAATGCCGCAGAATCCCTCAGTCGCAGTTTAAACAATTGGCTTTCTTCCCCATCATTTCTCCCTTTGAGAGATAAGTTTTTAGAAAAATTAATGCCTGCGGATGCAATTCGCGTCATTTTGCAAACTGAAGATTTACTACTACAGCGGCTACCCTGGCATCGCTGCGATCTATTCGCTCGCTATCCTCAAGCAGAAATTGCCCTGAGTACCCCCGCTTACGAAGAAATTGCGCTGAAAACGACATCCTCTCGCACTCAAATCAGAATTTTAGCGATTTTAGGTAGTAGTGCCGGAATTGACATTCAAGCAGACCGTAATCTGCTCGAAAGCTTGCCAGGAGCAGATGTCAAGTTTTTGGTCGAGCCGTCACGTCAAGAGTTAGACCGTCAGTTATGGTCTACCCAAGGATGGGATATTTTATTTTTTGCCGGACATAGTGCCAGTCAAACAACTGCCTCTCAGAATGAAGTGACAGGCAGAATTTATTTAAATCAAACCGAAAGTTTAACTATTGCCGATCTCAAACACGCTTTACAAACTGCGGTAGAAAATGGTTTGAGCGTAGCCATTTTTAACTCTTGCGATGGCTTGGGATTGGCGCGGGACTTGGCAAGTCTGCACATTCCCCAAGTAGTATTCATGCGCGAACCCGTACCGGATCGCGTGGCGCAAGAATTTTTGAAGAGTTTTCTCCAGGCTTTTGCTGGGGGAAAGTCTCTCTATTTGTCGGTACGAGAGGCAAGGGAAAGACTCCAGGGATGGGAAAGCGAATATCCTGCTGCTAGCTGGCTACCAGTCATTTATCAAAATCTTGCCGAAATTCCTCCGACTTGGCAACAGTGGATGCAACGTCTACGTCCACCACGACAACGGCTTTCTCTGCGGCGCGTCTTCTTCACCAGCACCATTGTCACGGCGGCGGTGGTAGGAATGCGGTTATTGGGTTTATTCCAACCTATAGAATTGCAAGCTTTCGACCAATTGATGCGGCTGCGTCCTATAGAAAAAGCCGATCCGCGTCTGTTAATTGTGACGGTGACTGAGGAAGATTTGCAGCTGCCAGAACAGAAACACAGAAAAGGATCTCTATCAGATTTGGCACTGGAAAAACTGTTGCAAAAACTAGAACAATTACACCCGCAAGTGATCGGTTTGGATATCTATCGCGATTTTCCAGTCGAGAAATTACCGAGTCTGAAGTCAAGGCTGCAAAATAGCGATCGCCTTTTTGCTATCTGTAAAGTCAGCGATCCAGAATTCGATCCGCGTGGCGTTCAACCCCCGCCAGAAGTCGCGCCAGAACGGATAGGTTTTAGCGATGTCATTGCCGATCCAGATGACAATATCGTGCGCCGCCATTTGCTCAATTTCGAGCCGCCACTGACATCCCGTTGTAGTGCTAATACCGCGCTCAGTTTTCAACTCGCCCATCAATATTTGGCAGCGAAAGGGATGGAAACTCGATTCACGCCTAGTGGTAACTTACAACTCGGTAACGTGGTTTTTCCGCGCTTGCAACCTTTCCACACGGGCGGCTATCAACGAATCGACACCAAAGGCTATCAACTGTTGCTCAATTACCGTCCCTTCGACTCTGTAGATGATATTGCCGTAGCAGTGACGCTAGGAGATCTACTGAGCGATCGCATTCCGCCCAATCTTGCCCGTACCCTCAACAACCGGATTGTACTGATCGGTCTAGCGGCTCCTAGTACTGGTGATGCGTGGTCTACTCCCTACAGCATCGGTAGACAGGGGCTACAAAAACAAATTCCGGGTATTTATTTACAAGCTCAGATGGTGAGTCAACTCCTCAGTGCTGTTTTGGACGGACGAACACCACTGTGGGTTTTGCCTCTCTGGGGCGAAATTACCTGGATTTGGGCTTGGTCGTTGGTGGGAGGAGTTGTTGTTTGGTGCTGGCGTTCTCCCGTGCGATTGGGACTGAGTGTTTGCTTGACAATTGCAGCTCTTTATGGATCGAGTTGGATATTACTACTTCAAGGTGGCTGGCTGCCTTTAGTCCCTGCGGCTTTGGCTTTAGTCGTGACGGGAGGCAGAATTGCGGTCGTTAAGCGTTCTTTGCCCGATAGCAGCAATCTACCGCTGAAACCTACACTAAAGATAGATTGAGGTGAGATAATGCACAAGCTTGCAGCCACAGCAGCGATCGCCTTCACACTGCTCGTACCCACAGCAGCGATCGCTACCCACAATAACAGTCAAAATAACACTCACCAGCAAGTCAGCGCTCAACCCCGTTACACGCCGCCGCCCTTTCCCGCCTCCGGTACTCCCACCGGACGAACTAGAGGCGCAGCCGGACGAGGAAGAGACTGCGGCTTCAAGTTGCCGCTAACGGCGCTAGCACCTGCCGTAGAAAGGACTGTAGGCACGGGTAAAGCAACCTATGTTTGGGGACAGACGATCGCCGAATATCCCACTTTCTGGTTTTACATTCCCGCTGCCAGCCCTTCACTCCGTTCTGTAGAATTTGTCCTGCAAGACGATCTCGATAACGATGTCTATCGTTCTGCTGTCGAACTGCCAGCCAAACCAGGAATCATCGGCGTGCGTTTACCATCTACCCAACCACCACTCACACTGGATCGGAACTATCACTGGTTTTTGAAAACAGAAATAGCAGCCAGTTGCGATCGCCAAGATTCCACTATTGCGATTAAAGATTCGGTTGAAGGATGGGTACAGCGCGTATCGCCAACTGCCACGATGCGATCGCAACTCAAAACAGCCACACCCGAACAAAAACTCGATCTCTACGCTCAACAAGGTTTATGGTACGACGCGATCGCCACCATAGCCGAACAGCGATTACAACAGCCGGACAATGCCTCTCTCAAAGCAAATTGGAACAGGCTTTTACAATCTGCCAATTTGAGCGATGTGTCATCTCAGCCACTTTTGCCATGACAACTGAAATGGGACAAGAAATTTTTCAGGTCGATGCTTTTACAAATAAACCTTTTGCAGGTAATCCTGCTGGTGTTTGCGTTCTGCCGCAACCGAGAGATGACGGTTGGATGCAAAATGTCGCTCAGGAGATGAATTTATCGGAGACGGCTTTTTTACTCCGGCAAGACGATGGTAGCTACAATTTGCGGTGGTTTACCCCTGCTACAGAAGTTCCTCTCTGCGGTCATGCTACCCTAGCTAGCGCTCATGTACTGTGGAAACAGGGTTATTTACAACCAGAGGAAACAGCTCGGTTTCACACTCTCAGTGGCTTGCTGACGGCAAAACAGGCAGGAGAATGGATCGAATTAGACTTCCCCATGCAAGTTCCTGCTGAATCGGAAATACCTACCAAGCTGATTCAAGCTTTGGGAACCAAACCAAAATATGTAGGCGAGACGCATAGAAATTATTTGGTAGAGTTAGATTCAGAGGAGATTGTCAGCAATCTTCAGCCAGATTTTAGTTTACTGAAAACCTTACCCGTGCAAGGTGTAATCGTCACCAGCAAAGGGACAAACTCAGAGTATGATTTTGTCTCTCGCTACTTTGCCCCTAATGTCGGCATTGATGAAGATCCGGTGACGGGTTCGGCGCACTGCTGTCTTGCACCCTACTGGCGCGATCGCTTGGGGAAAGATAATTTTCTCGCCTATCAAGCTTCTGCTAGGGGTGGAGTTATTAAAGTTAGTTGTCAAGGCGATCGCGTTTTATTAGAAGGACAAGCTGTTCTCGTTTTACGCGGTGAATTGCTTGATGGCTGATGGGTAATTTGCGATCTCGATTCTCGATTGCGTGCGTGACATTTGCAAGGGCGCACAGAGAAAGCGCCCCTACAGATTGTCTGTTTTACCCAATTGAAAATCGCTATGAAGCCGGCGATCGACTAGGAAACTTCTAAAAATGCCAGTTCAAACTCTTTACCCTGTCGTACCTCACAATACGGTTGATGGCATTCGGGACATTCGTAGAGTAAATCGGTGGGATGAAATTCAGTAGTGCAATTGGTGCAGTAACAAACGACTGGTACGGACTCCACCTGAAGTCTGGCATCTTCAGCTATTGTCTCCTTTTTCACTACATCAAACGCCAGTCGTAAAGACTCTGGTACTACCCCAGATGCCTCACCGACTCGCATTTGTAACAGGCGAATATGGCTCGCGCCTTCATGTTTTGCACGTTCTACAGCAGTTGCGAGAACGTTTTGCATCATTCCAACTTCATGCATAGTTCTACCTTGCCTAATTTCATCAAATGGTAAATTTGTTCCAGCGCTACCTGCATACCTCGTTCAGCAATGGGTGAAAGGCGATCGCCTAATTCAAAATTCGTTCCTGGTATCGTTACCCACCAAGCATTCGGAACTCGATTGTAAAGCGCTTGCGTCAGGGCTAGTAGCGATCGCGGATCGCCTGTATGTCCGCCGATCGCAGTAGAATTGGTAGGTGCGAGCGGTTGTACTCGCACGTCGCAGACACTTGCAAAACAGGCATCGATAAAAATTGCTAGCTCGGCTGTTGCTAGAAATGATGCTAGTTCGGGTGTGAGTTGATGGACGCAGAGCGATGTGACATGCGGTAATTTCTCAGATGCGATCGCATGAGCTACTTTTTGCCCCACAGCATCATCGCTACGTAAGTCATTACCGTAGCCAATGACCAAGACAGTTTTTGAGTTCTCGCTCATGTTATTCTCTTAGCTGACTCTATCTTGAAGCTATGAGGAAACATTGAGGAATTTGTGAGGTATGGCAGATTCACCGAAAAACTTCTAATTTCGCCAAACTTCGTTAACAATATTTCCATCTGTTCCGACTAATTGAACGTGCAATGGCATTTGTCCGGCTGCATGAGTCGAGCAACTCAAGCAAGGATCGAAAGCCCGAATTCCAGCTTCCACTCGATTCAACATTCCTTCAGGAATTTCCGTACCATGAATAAAATGTCGGGCAATTTGAGCCACAGTGCGATTCATTGCGAGATTATTTTGACCAGTAGCAATAATTAAATTTACTTGCTGCATTAAGCCGTTTTCATCAACTTTGTAGTGATGAAATAAAGTTCCGCGTGGTGCTTCACTACAGCCAACTCCTTCTAATTGGTTAATTCCAGCTTCGGCACGGATTTTAGTAGATAACACCTGTGGATCGTCTAGTAATAATTCAATCTGCTCGATTGATGCCAAAATTTCAATCAGTCGGGCATAGTGGTAAAAGAAGGATGAGAGTACAGTACCACCACCGCGATCGCGAAATTCGCTTAATTCTCGATCGGCGATCGCCGTGCCAATGCGAGTACAAATATTTAACCTTGCTAAAGGTCCAACTCGATAAATGCCACTATCTAAACGACAGCGATCTTTTCGATCGGGATATCCTAAAGGACGATAGTAGGGGAACTTAAGATAAGTATAAGATTCAACTGCTTCACCAATAAATTCTTGATAGCGAGTTGGATCGAGTTTGTCTGCAATAATGTTGCCAGCGCTATCGACAAACCGAATACATCCATCGTAGTTTTCCCACAAACCATCAGATGTGACCAAACCCATAAATAAACTGGGAAAATTACCAAAAGTTTGAGCTTCCCGTTCGTAGTCCTGAAGCAAACGCTTAAATCTACCAAGCGCATCTAAAATTGTGGTTTTAGCTTCGGGAATGCGACTTTGAATCTGCGTGCGTCCTGCTTGGGATAATGGTTC
This genomic window contains:
- a CDS encoding CHASE2 domain-containing protein; amino-acid sequence: MGKLVVLKFGEGSFEQGFPVTLQIGEDGDRPAVELAGRLPPQPEISQLYRKWQSAYYSLGLRSRLEAAAVQITNVCVLEDCYNAAESLSRSLNNWLSSPSFLPLRDKFLEKLMPADAIRVILQTEDLLLQRLPWHRCDLFARYPQAEIALSTPAYEEIALKTTSSRTQIRILAILGSSAGIDIQADRNLLESLPGADVKFLVEPSRQELDRQLWSTQGWDILFFAGHSASQTTASQNEVTGRIYLNQTESLTIADLKHALQTAVENGLSVAIFNSCDGLGLARDLASLHIPQVVFMREPVPDRVAQEFLKSFLQAFAGGKSLYLSVREARERLQGWESEYPAASWLPVIYQNLAEIPPTWQQWMQRLRPPRQRLSLRRVFFTSTIVTAAVVGMRLLGLFQPIELQAFDQLMRLRPIEKADPRLLIVTVTEEDLQLPEQKHRKGSLSDLALEKLLQKLEQLHPQVIGLDIYRDFPVEKLPSLKSRLQNSDRLFAICKVSDPEFDPRGVQPPPEVAPERIGFSDVIADPDDNIVRRHLLNFEPPLTSRCSANTALSFQLAHQYLAAKGMETRFTPSGNLQLGNVVFPRLQPFHTGGYQRIDTKGYQLLLNYRPFDSVDDIAVAVTLGDLLSDRIPPNLARTLNNRIVLIGLAAPSTGDAWSTPYSIGRQGLQKQIPGIYLQAQMVSQLLSAVLDGRTPLWVLPLWGEITWIWAWSLVGGVVVWCWRSPVRLGLSVCLTIAALYGSSWILLLQGGWLPLVPAALALVVTGGRIAVVKRSLPDSSNLPLKPTLKID
- a CDS encoding hydrogenase maturation protease encodes the protein MSENSKTVLVIGYGNDLRSDDAVGQKVAHAIASEKLPHVTSLCVHQLTPELASFLATAELAIFIDACFASVCDVRVQPLAPTNSTAIGGHTGDPRSLLALTQALYNRVPNAWWVTIPGTNFELGDRLSPIAERGMQVALEQIYHLMKLGKVELCMKLE
- a CDS encoding PhzF family phenazine biosynthesis protein — translated: MGQEIFQVDAFTNKPFAGNPAGVCVLPQPRDDGWMQNVAQEMNLSETAFLLRQDDGSYNLRWFTPATEVPLCGHATLASAHVLWKQGYLQPEETARFHTLSGLLTAKQAGEWIELDFPMQVPAESEIPTKLIQALGTKPKYVGETHRNYLVELDSEEIVSNLQPDFSLLKTLPVQGVIVTSKGTNSEYDFVSRYFAPNVGIDEDPVTGSAHCCLAPYWRDRLGKDNFLAYQASARGGVIKVSCQGDRVLLEGQAVLVLRGELLDG
- the hypA gene encoding hydrogenase maturation nickel metallochaperone HypA — translated: MHEVGMMQNVLATAVERAKHEGASHIRLLQMRVGEASGVVPESLRLAFDVVKKETIAEDARLQVESVPVVCYCTNCTTEFHPTDLLYECPECHQPYCEVRQGKEFELAFLEVS
- a CDS encoding DUF928 domain-containing protein, giving the protein MHKLAATAAIAFTLLVPTAAIATHNNSQNNTHQQVSAQPRYTPPPFPASGTPTGRTRGAAGRGRDCGFKLPLTALAPAVERTVGTGKATYVWGQTIAEYPTFWFYIPAASPSLRSVEFVLQDDLDNDVYRSAVELPAKPGIIGVRLPSTQPPLTLDRNYHWFLKTEIAASCDRQDSTIAIKDSVEGWVQRVSPTATMRSQLKTATPEQKLDLYAQQGLWYDAIATIAEQRLQQPDNASLKANWNRLLQSANLSDVSSQPLLP
- a CDS encoding Ni/Fe hydrogenase subunit alpha produces the protein MSQRIVIDPVTRLEGHAKITIYLDDAGEVTDARFHVTEFRGFEKFCEGRPLWEMPGITARICGICPVSHLLASAKAGDRILSVTIPAAATKLRRLMNLGQIIQSHALSFFHLSAPDLLLGMDSDPQQRNVFGLIAAQPELARGGIRLRQFGQEIIEILGGRKIHPSWAVPGGVREPLSQAGRTQIQSRIPEAKTTILDALGRFKRLLQDYEREAQTFGNFPSLFMGLVTSDGLWENYDGCIRFVDSAGNIIADKLDPTRYQEFIGEAVESYTYLKFPYYRPLGYPDRKDRCRLDSGIYRVGPLARLNICTRIGTAIADRELSEFRDRGGGTVLSSFFYHYARLIEILASIEQIELLLDDPQVLSTKIRAEAGINQLEGVGCSEAPRGTLFHHYKVDENGLMQQVNLIIATGQNNLAMNRTVAQIARHFIHGTEIPEGMLNRVEAGIRAFDPCLSCSTHAAGQMPLHVQLVGTDGNIVNEVWRN